Genomic DNA from Anthonomus grandis grandis chromosome 5, icAntGran1.3, whole genome shotgun sequence:
TAAtacaaaatatgtataattggcttatttttaaaccattagTATCTGATGAATATAAttaagttttcttaatattatttttttaataaactgattttaatagtttaaatttttagttttctaaTTTCAATTAAGTTATATGAACAAATGCCATAGGTAATTATTACTTTCACATTGAATTCTATTATATATCATTTTCAGATTTTAATATATGACAGTCATTGCAAAAAAACaggatatattaatatttttttacaacgTAAACAAGATTTGTTTACCTCGTACTGAAAAGCACAAcgtaaaaaaaggtaaataaaattatgacttttaacaccctgtttttttcttaaatgattAACACCTCGCTAACTTATATTTCGGTCAATGATCATTACTATATCAGTCAATGGTTATCCCATTGTTAATGAAACACCTTTGTATATGcaacaagcaaaaaaaatttaaatggtttCCTGACATAACGCTGATGATCGTCTTGCTGTTAGTTCGGATCGCGTCCACTCTCATATATGACGCAAAATTGTTCCGCAAAAGTTCATTTAAAGGTTTGTCTTACAACCTTTAGTAAGTATTCTGTATagtacaaaaatctaaatattttgaaaactcctGAACCGATTTCATATCAAAGACGACGAGTGTCTTCACCAAAAAGTTGATGTTATTAAGCAGTCCTTCAAAGTCCTAAGAATAAAAACACTCCCAcgtaaaaaatctataaaacacGGTTATTAAAAgacccccaaaaaaaaaaccgaaaattaaattaacttggCACGGAACAAACGACCTACAGAGTCAAATAGTTTTGGCTGTTTCCACGGCTTAAGCGAACCGAGGAGAACATCCGTAATTTCGCTATACAACGTTTTTATTTAGGAGGAACTCTTACCGTTATTTTTGGCCTCGTTTATAATAAGATCCGGGGAGGCCAAATAGTACTGATCACAGAGAAATCTGGCGTTTTCAAAAGCGTCCCTTATCACACTGACCACGTCACACTGGGTGTCGATACAACCGATATATTTACTTCGGTTCGGTCCCGGGGCGTTTTCCAACTGTCCCCCGAATATTAACGCTAAAAAATAAGGCTAAAGAATTGGGTTACTGTAATATCCCACCGGGATAGTGCAGTGGTACAAAAAATGggacttttaacaaaaaataccaaGGGGACTCACTGTGTTGATTAATAAGCATCCTAATCGATATCCTGGACATGTAAAACCGATCCAGGAAATACTGAATACTGTGTTCCGTGTGGGTGTCCACGTCGTGGGACTCTTTCAGCTCCAGGACGCCCTGGGCCATCGTTTCCACCACGTCCGAGTGCCTGTTACGGATCTTCACCAGTTCACTGCAGAAAATCTCCAAAGTTTCCGGATTCGGGTCTTTTTTTTCAAACTCGAGGATTTCTTGGAAGCTCCGTATGTACCTAAGGACCGGAAATACTtcaaattacaataatataagAATTCTAGGCTCCTTCGACTTCAACTCTTTATAGAAGTTATTTAGTTTGAATTTGGCGCCTCGCTGTGACGTTATATTGCCTATTATAGGTTGTTTTTATGACACTAGAGGGGGGCAGAAATACTCAgttaattccttttttattttaatagatccGCTATCGCTTGTTGGCTATATAATATAAGAAAGAATAATTGGTTCTTTATATGCTTTTTGATGCATTATGTATAACACTATCTCACTacataataaaagttaattttctaGCTTATTAACACCATCTGTTTGACCAGGTGTTTATAGCATGATTTCATGCGCCAACTATACGAGTCTAGCGCGGAAATATGAGAAAAACGATTAGGAGTCCTTAATGTTTGTTTTATCgggaataaaatataaatttgtactCATTCTGTACTCTTGTGTTTATTTAGAAagtatttgtatataaaaatgtgattttatggATACTAGGCACTTTAGGTTCAACATTTAGAGAAATAAGCAGGAAATGGGGAAAatcccaatgattttattattcaatCAGTTCaacttcttaataaaaaaattgatatttgtgATTTTGTGGAATCCAAGCAATTCAGGTCCACAATTCAATTTTCCTCcagatgcctggaagaaaatcattattttatttattccaggcagttgataattaattggattcaactgcctggaagaaaaatgtgattttatggATACAAGGCACTTTAGGTTCAACATTTAgagaaataagcaaaaaatgaGGAAAATCCTAATGATTTTACAATTCAATCAGTTTaacttcttaataaaaaattgggtATTTGTGATTATGTGGAATCCAAGCAGTTCAGGTTcagaattcaatttttctccaactgcctggaagaaaaacattattttatttattccaggcagttgataattAATTGgattcaactgcttggaagaaaaatgtaattttatggATACCAGGCACTTAAGGTTCAACATTTAGAGAAATAAGCAGGAAATGGGGAAAatcccaatgattttatgattCAATCAGCTCaacttcttaataaaaaatttgatatttgtgATTTTGTGGAATCCAGGCAATTCAGGTCCACAATTCAATTTTtctccaagtgcctggaaggaaatcattattttatttactccaggcagttgataattAATTggattcaattgcctggaagaaaaatgtgattttatggATACCAGGCACTTTAGATTcaacatttaaagaaatatgcaGGAAATGTGAAAAatcccaatgattttattattcaatCAGTTCaacttcttaataaaaaattggatattTGTGATTTTGTCGAAATCCACGCACCTCAGGTCAACAATTCAACTTTtctccaactgcctggaagaaaatcattattttatttattccaggcagttgagaattaagtggattcaactgcctggaagaaaaatgtgattttatggATACCAGGCACTTTAGGTTCAACATTTAgagaaataagcaaaaaattaggaaaatccTAATGATTTTACGATTCAATCAGTTCaacttcttaataaaaaaattgatatttgtgATTTTGTGGAATCCAGGCAATTCAGGTCCACAATTCAATTTTtctccaagtgcctggaagaaaaacattattttatttattccaggcagttgagaattaagtggattcaactgcctggaaggaaaatGTGATTTCATGGATACCAGGCAGTTTAGATTCAACATTTAGAGAAATAAGCAGGAAATGAGGAAAATCCCAATTCAGGTTCAGAATTCAATTTTGtctccaactgcctggaagaaaatcattattttatttattccaggcagttaataattaattggattcaactgcctggaaggaaaatGTGATCGCACTacataataaaagttaattttctaGCTTATTAACACCATCTGTTTGACCAGGTGTTTATAGCATGATTTCATGCGCCAACTATACGAGTCTAGCGTGGAAATATGAGAAAAACGATTAGGAGTCCTTAATGTTTGTTTTATCgggaataaaatataaatttgcaaCATTGAATTCCTGTTATGTACTCTCTTGTGTTTGTTTAGCAAGTAATTGCAAAAGTACTTCATTCAAGGTTACATCTAATCCCACACATTACACAGcgtaacaaattattatttataatttttttaatttccttagtaataatttttatgcacGCCGCAACGTGACCggataaaactaattaaattttaaaatagaatttaattttatttaatgtttttttcttgtttaaattgAAAACATGCTCACCAATCGTTTACGGCGATTACGGAGGGCATCCGTAAAAGGTTCTCTGGTAACAGGGAGATTTCCTTCATAATGTTGGCCAACCTTACGGGCAGTTCCTTGCGTAGGAATATAAAAGATTTTACTTCTGAGGCATTCagtcctaaaaaaaaattaagtttagttatttatttatttatgccaaAAAGTACTAGTAACTCTTACACAAGTCAAAATACAGTAGACACTCGATAGTGTGAATATCGGATAGCGGAAACCTCGCATAACGGAAACAGCACTATTTTATACATTGACCACCGTATACCGTGAACAAACGATCTCCCGTTAATGGAAACAAATGTAATTGGATCGATAGTTCGCCAGTAACGTAGGCAAAAGCAGCCGGTGCTTCCCCGATATGCTGTTTTTGGCGTTCTTCGAATCGATAGGGGCCGTGAATCTATTGTGTGTTAAGCAAGGCAGGTTGTTATCGTTTGTTTAGGTTGTCTGTTAGTGTGGTTTTGAAGTTTAGTGGTTATAAAGTTTAGTGATTTTTATTAGTGTGACTTAAATTGTGTTGGTGAGAtcgtttataaattaaacaaaacttcGCTTAAAAAACCAAAGTGTTTCAAAAATCTCTTGTAATTCAGACTTAAATAATGGTCAAGGTGTTACATATTTAGCGAAAAAGTATGGTGTGGCAAAATctacaatttgcaaaataaaaaagaaaaaggaactGATTTCTAGTGCTGTTAGAAACACGTATGTTGGACCAGGTAAAAGACAAACCCTAAAGGGTTCCCAGTTTCCAAGAATGGAAAAAAGACTGTACAGTAGGGTGGAGCGAATTTTCGATTTCTGGAATTTTAATTACCCTGTATGCTTAATAGGTGCCTATTGTAGTCGTTAGTAAGCCAAAAAAGAACTTAACGTCAGAAAACAACTTCTTCGGCTGCCAAAAGTGCCTTAAAATTtcggaaattatgttttttattaatttagcgaattttttatttcttaaaatttaaccaCCCTGTATGTTTAAAAGGTGCCTATTGTACTCTCAAGTGagccaaaaaaaactaaacgtcCAAAAACAATATCTTCGGCTGCCGAAACCTCCTCAAAATTTCGATAATTAAAGATAGAATCCCATCTATCTTTAATTATCAGAGGGAGCCATTGGTAAGACCCTTGAATCGTGTGAAAATTTACCAGTCGTACagtttaagaaaattgaaacaattttacCATTAGTTGATCTAGAAACCGTAAGTACCGATGCAAAGTATTTATATGAGATGTGTCAAGGAATCTCTACTGGAGTTTTAAAAGACGATTGGGCTCTAAAAGCGCCAGGGAAAATGTCACACTCTAGATGGCTTACCACAGCCAATAGAGTCCTAAGGTTATATGTTGCTACCAATGAGCCCTCTCAAAACCTTAAAATGTTAACAGAGTTTATAGTAAAAGTGTATGCCGTATGCTGGTTTCAAATTAAATGCCATTGGTCTTGTAAGGATGGTGCTAGGCACTTGTTtagcattataaataaatctcgTTACCTccctgaagaaataaaaaaggtattgaTCCCGTAATTGAGAGAAATGGATTTTTTGCGCacccagaaaatattttattagccaTGTTAGGAGATGATTGAAAACATATTCGAGAGTTAGctttaagaaggattttaaaatgcagaTCAACCGCAAAAACCGAGGATGTTAGAATATTTCGCgtgaataaattgaattttgattgtCAAGATTATGTCGACTTAATTGACTAGCAAAATGTTGTTATAAGCGAGCCCCCATTAACAATGGAAATTTAGAACGAAGAACTAACTAACATGATTTCTTTGGTTTCTGATGAAATAGGGTTATTAAAATTCCCTTGTCATTCATAGGCAGTTGAACGAGCAGTCAAGTTAGTTACTGAAGCCTCTATGGCGGTTTATGGCCCTGAAGCACGAGACGGATTTATTAGAGCTCGTATTGAATCAAGACAAATATTGCCGCAATTTGATACTAAAAAGTAATTCTTAGCAGTTCtagaacagaaaaaataaaaaaaaatattctaagggTGGGAGGGTAGGGTGGAACTCGAGATGCAGCCACCTCCACGTTGCACCATTCATCCACGTGGTGAGTTCTAGGtagtttttcatgaaaaactaGCTGAGAGCTGCATGTTTGgctttttttgcagttttaaagatttttttaattttaaaatttttaaagtcaCGGATTTTTTTGGGTAAATAAGAACCCCGAAAGGCATCTTTGGCACACCCAGGCATATTCGTTTtcgaaaattagttattttggtCCAGTTTTCGCTCCACCCTACTGTACAAGTGGTTTCTTGACCAACGGAATAAACATTTAATGGTAAGTGGCGacatgattaaagaaaaagcaaaatccATTTATTCACAGCTCAATGAAAGGGATAAATCATTTACCGCTGGTGAGGGATGGTTACAAagattcaaaaaaagatttggaattcgttttttaaaaacttctggGGAAAAACTGTCATCTCAACCAGAGCTTGTAGACCCATTTAAAatggcttaaaaaaaataaaatagcagaGCTTGGAATCTCATTGGATCGAGTTTACAATGCTGATGAGAGAGGACTTTACTGGAAATTATTACCAGAAAAAACATTTGTCTTGTCAACAGAAAAAACAGCTCCTGGTACAAAATTGGAGAAacaaagaataacatttttggCTTGCACTAATGCTACTGGGCTCCATAAAATTAAACCATTGGTGATTAGTAAAGCGGCAAAACCAAGATCGTTTAAAAATTTCGAGTGTCCTGTTGACTATGAACATTCTAAATCAGCTTGGATGACTgccacaatttttaaaaaatggtttcattATTCGTTTGTACCGCAGATAAGTTTTCCTTATCTATAGTTTTGTTTTATGATTAGTACaaccatattaatttttttgaaggttcttaaaaaataaaggtcTGCCATTGAAAGCTCTACTTCTTCTGGATAATGCACCATCACATCCAACCgaagaagaattaaaaagtgAAGATGGACAAATTATAACCATGTACCTGCCACCTAATGTCACCCCACTCATACACTGCCTATGGATCAAAATGTTGTATGTACAGAAAAGGTCTTCTATCATCCATAGTGGCCAACAATACGAATGTCATTGATGCCCTAAAAAACCTGACAATAAAAGATGCAGTGATCAATTTAATGTCTGCTTGGAATTATCTTGATTCTCAAGTTATCAAAAAATGCtggaaaaacattttaaatgtggTGCCCTCTACACATGATGTAGACAGTGATGATGAAAATGTACCTCTTTCTCTCCTAAAACACCAATGGGACAGCACTGCTCAGAAACCCATATCTGAATCTCTTGGTCTTTTACATACATTGACACCTCAGGtaaattttgtcattttatatttgaatattaagtCTTAATTtggattacaatttttttttagggaacTTTTGAAGATTCTGACATTGTAGAGTGGAATCAGTGTGACAGAGGATGACATTGAAGAATGTCAATCGGATGAAGCAGAAGTATTAAATGAGGTTGAGCAGGAACcctcaaataaaatttcattagaTAAGGCAATTAATGCCTTTAATATAGCGATTCTGTGGGCAGCAGACGAAAATGAAACGTTgtagtcttaaaaaaaataagagagaAAGCTGTGatgttaaaagtaaaacaacctaaaaaacaaacaaaaatttcagacttctttaagaaaaactaatttcttaaagtttaaaatttgttgtaTCTTTGGTTTGTTGTGTCGTATCTTTTGGtaattataaatgtttagtACCCATAAAGTGTAACCTTCGTTAACGTGAATAAATCGATAATGTGAACAGCCTTTGTTTTTTTGAGTTCACGGTATTGAGTGTCTACTGTATAGAGGAAAAGAAAagtatttcaatttaaattacaataataaaacttatttagcAAACACTAAGTAAAACTTTAGCAACtctaacagaaaataaaaagaagaaattccTCAAGTGATTAATTAAGatgtctttattttaatttttttataaagtgcAAAACTGAGGCTAGGGAGACATCATTTTACTCATTAGTAAGAAACAGCAGTTCTTAAACTAGACGATAAAAAGGGGGAATTAAGGAGTTAAAATGGCTGACTAAACATTTTCCTTATCATAGAATAGGCACACTAAAGTAAATGCTCATGATAGAGTGAGAATTTTCAAATTCCCTAAAAAGGCGTTTACAACACTGTATTATAGCACAAATGAGCAATCACCCTGCAACCCTCAgtgtttccattgagaaataCCTTGACAAATTACTGATAAGGAATATAACAATTTGAATAATAACTCTTCAAGACGAGTGAGTACAATCCAGGTCAAACCTCCATTAAAAgtgatgatttatttaaaattttttattcaaacattgCACATCATGTAATAAGTCATATTGCAGTCCACCAGAGAGATTATATAAATGACATAAAAAAGCCTGcagatttgtttttatttagggAGGTCACTTTTGTTTAAGTTCCATATATTttgtccaatttaaaaaataagaattcctATGTTGTTTTTGATCTCAATGTCTCAGGATCTTATCATTATACCattgattaaattaattaatttccatataaaagaaaagatactTCCATGCTCTGTTAAAGAAAGCATTTGCACAAACTTGCCTAAAAATCATAGGCcagtcataaaataaaaatcataatgcGGTTTATTGAGCATTTTAACCAAAGTAACTATTTTACAGATTGCCAGTTTGGTTACACTACTCAAAATGTTATGCCATTTattcttgatttatttttctgtGACTTAAGCAAGGCCTTTGACTGTGTCTCCCATTATATCCTCCTACACAAACTTTTTTATTGATGCAAGTCTTTCATTAGTGACATCATACATGTCAAGCAGTTAGGGTTGATGGCGTTAAAAATTGTTCAATCAACTCTTTCGGTTTACTatggacattaaaaaataaatcattgatAGGCTTGGTTTCTTTAGCATAAAAGTTCAGTCACATAGCTTGGGATTGATTActtaactaattaataaaattattcaatcaTTCGAATCATCTTTTTAGCTCCAATTTCCTTATCTACTTCGGTAAGTGCAAACAGTTTCAGAAGTAACTAAGTTAAGTATACAAAAAGATTAGAATGTATATAAAATGAGAATAACACCAGCCTGTTTATATTGAACTTTGATCCTCATAATTTGTGTTAACATGATTCACGTTAATCTAGGGTTAAGCATGTGACGGTTGTTTTTGAAAGTTTACAAATAAATGATAAAGTAACCTATATACTTAAGTGCTTAATTTGTTTTCTTGATTCTACTgattatagttaaattaaaagtagCAGATTGGGTTTTGATGTTTGTTAGGGTAAAGCGTCAAGGACAATTATAATAGTTTACAGGTAAAtacaaatattgttaataaGATAATATGTAGCACTTTTAAGATAAGCtgtttatacaaattaaaatgacCTTATACTAAAGTGTCTACAAATCTGTTCCGGATTCAAATTCAATGttttattgtccaacaggaaaCAAATAAGGCAATTACTAAAGTATTCATACTAATAGTAGGtagtacattaaatatttaaataactaataaactctatttgaaaaatagatatatctttataaaattattcgaatTGATCAACATCAAACCATAACTGAATATTATTGTACCAATCTACATATGGGTTCTTTCTGGTGGCAtaaatgctaaaataaatcattcttATCTTCTTGTATGAATGTAGGGAACAGCAAAATTCAAAGCTTATATAAGAGATCTGAAGCATTTATCtgattgaaagaactcgtccattatctcaaagagacctacgtaactagagaaaaaaatgaaaactccaagtctcagtctcaaaatgtctttttaattaatcaagtggtgacatgtttcgctaatacagcatcatcagaccttatagctagacGACCTGCTAAGTACATGGTCATGTACATGGTCATGGTACATGTCACCacttgattaattaaaaagacattttgagactgagacttggagttttcatttttttctctatttatctgattgttgaatattttgaataaaaatagttaaCTTCCACAAACAGGAGATTAATAACAGCAATAACTACTGACTAAATTCCCTCCTCAGGATATATGCCATCCATCATAAAACTGACGTATAGGTAGAGCTTTCGTTGATCTAATTTCAGTCTGTATATGCACTGCATAATTAAGAAACCACAGTAAATATGCATACAGTAGGATTAACCTTTATATCAGCACTTTGCAAGTGTGATACTATTTATTATGTAACCAAAGAGCAAGAAATTTACTTGATCTTCTTACATTTCTGAAGATTAAGTGGGAGTCTAATGTGAGATTCACACCATTTATAAACCTTATCTGTTTGCAGCTGCATGCAGTCTTGATGATTCAAATTCGAAAcatgctttattattttaaatacatggtATTGGTTGATAAAGTTTTAGGTAATATAAACTAGGAATGTAAATCTCTACATTACTAATTCTTAATAAGCTGAAAAACCTTTAGGTAATCTGCAAACAGTTCAATTTTTTCAGACAATTAACAATCCAGataattcaaatgcctggaagagaatgattattttatttattccaggcagttgataattAATTggatttaactgcctggaagaaaaatgtGATTTCATGGATACCAAGCACTTAAGGTTCAACATTTAgagaaataagcaaaaaatgaggaaaatcccaatgattttatgattCAATCAGctcaactttttaataaaaaatttgatatttgtaattttgtGGAGTCCAGGCAGTTCAGgttcaaaattcaatttttctccaactgcctggaagaaaatcattattttctttattccaggcaattgagaatTAAGtggattcaactgcctggaagaaaaatgtGATTTCATGAATACCAGGCCGTTTAGATTCAACATTTAGAGAAATAAGCAGGAAAAAAGGAAGATCCTAATGATTTTACAATTCAATCAGTTCaacttcttaataaaaaaattgatcctaaaacaaaggtaaggacacaaagtcactgtctcatcaaatccatataatttcttaaaaaagctcaAAAGCTACAAGTGTTTCGCTCccgtcggagcatcatcaggcctaaaaaatacattaagatatttttcaaaaagaacgcttataaaactcattacctagacctacacagatcacatccAGGCAGTTCAGGTCCACAATTCAATTTTTCTCCAAGTGCCTGGacgaaaatcattattttatttattccaggcagttgagaattaagtggattcaactgcctggaataaaaatgtgATTTCATGGACACCCGGCACTTTAGGTCTACAATTTAGGAAAATCTCAATGGATTT
This window encodes:
- the LOC126736876 gene encoding pyruvate dehydrogenase (acetyl-transferring) kinase, mitochondrial isoform X3; the encoded protein is MRLMSRLHTISKMLDFYSQFNPSPLSIKKFIDFGLNASEVKSFIFLRKELPVRLANIMKEISLLPENLLRMPSVIAVNDWYIRSFQEILEFEKKDPNPETLEIFCSELVKIRNRHSDVVETMAQGVLELKESHDVDTHTEHSIQYFLDRFYMSRISIRMLINQHTLIFGGQLENAPGPNRSKYIGCIDTQCDVVSVIRDAFENARFLCDQYYLASPDLIINEAKNNDEEDFTNIVYVPSHLYHMLFELFKNSMRAVMEYHNSSNEFPPITVAVSKGKEDVCIKALSNEANELLPIFNKTTSKFYKTTVQTGDWSNQSAHIGDRQISTGCKKHQLPQSAQEALTRAL